From a single Lolium rigidum isolate FL_2022 chromosome 7, APGP_CSIRO_Lrig_0.1, whole genome shotgun sequence genomic region:
- the LOC124678355 gene encoding LOW QUALITY PROTEIN: salt tolerance receptor-like cytoplasmic kinase 1 (The sequence of the model RefSeq protein was modified relative to this genomic sequence to represent the inferred CDS: deleted 1 base in 1 codon), with protein sequence MAYIYTGMHLTRSIQGASEPAREQSSSLILSSPTCPSLSRKAAPPKNVAATKPGQEGTYSSPLPLLTSLGVSIDPVSTLKMFQGCGLFACVGRRGADLRKRGEAGAASSRVAAEPAVWEDEDDCAGAAARQMAWAEVESATGCFSSRVIGHGGFSTVYLASLSSSRLAAVKVHCASERLHRAFRQELDVLLSLRHPHVVRLLGYCDDRDEGVLVFEYAPNGDLHQTLHGDGPALPWSRRVAVAFQVATALEYLHDGRHPAVIHGDIKASNVLLDANMDAKLCDFGFAHTTGATPTAGRGRSSGRAIMGSPGYVDPQLLRSGVANKESDVYSFGVLLLELLTSKEAVCRETGRRLTAAVGPAASVADVVDRRLGAEYDAAEVAVVMDLAMRCVADCPTLRPSMADVVHVLQEKTAALVSAVGSRMDRKMMF encoded by the exons ATGGCATATATATACACAGGTATGCATTTGACCCGTAGCATACAAGGCGCCAGTGAGCCAGCGCGAGAGCAGAGCAGCAGCCTGATTCTTTCTTCTCCAACCTGTCCCAGCTTATCCAGGAAGGCAGCTCCACCCAAGAACGTTGCGGCAACAAAACCAGGGCAAGAGGGAACCTATTCTTCCCCGCTACCACTCCTCACCTCACTTGGAGTTTCGATCGATCCAGTCTCAACTCTCAAGATGTTTCAAGGGTGCGGCCTCTTCGCGTGCGTCGGACGGCGCGGCGCCGACCTCAGgaagcgaggcgaggcgggcgcggcCAGCTCCCGGGTTGCCGCAGAGCCGGCGGTATGGGAGGATGAGGATGACTGCGCCGGAGCCGCGGCCAGGCAGATGGCGTGGGCGGAGGTGGAGTCCGCCACGGGGTGCTTCTCGTCCCGCGTCATTGGCCACGGCGGGTTCAGTACCGTCTACCTCgcctcgctctcctcctcccgccTCGCCGCCGTCAAGGTGCACTGCGCCAGCGAGCGCCTCCACCGCGCCTTCCGCCAGGAGCTCGACGTGCTGCTCTCCCTCCGCCACCCGCACGTCGTCCGCCTCCTCGGATACTGCGACGACCGGGACGAGGGCGTGCTCGTCTTCGAGTACGCGCCCAACGGCGACCTCCACCAGACCCTCCACGGCGACGGCCCTGCGCTGCCCTGGTCGCGGCGCGTGGCGGTCGCCTTCCAGGTGGCCACGGCGCTGGAGTACCTCCACGACGGCCGCCACCCAGCAGTCATCCACGGTGACATCAAGGCCTCCAACGTTCTCCTGGACGCCAACATGGACGCCAAGCTCTGCGACTTCGGCTTCGCGCACACCACCGGCGCCACGCCCACGGCCGGCCGTGGCAGGTCGTCCGGGCGCGCCATCATGGGCTCCCCGGGCTACGTCGACCCGCAGCTCCTCCGCTCCGGCGTCGCCAACAAGGAGAGCGACGTGTACAGCTTCGGCGTGCTGCTGCTCGAGCTGCTCACCAGT AAGGAGGCCGTGTGCCGCGAGACCGGGCGCCGCCTCACCGCCGCGGTGGGGCCCGCGGCCAGCGTGGCCGACGTGGTGGACCGGAGGCTTGGCGCCGAGTACGACGCCGCCGAGGTGGCCGTCGTGATGGACCTCGCCATGCGGTGCGTCGCCGACTGCCCCACGCTCAGGCCGTCCATGGCGGACGTCGTGCACGTGCTCCAGGAGAAGACCGCCGCGCTGGTCTCGGCCGTCGGATCCAGAATGGACCGCAAGATGATGTTCTAG